Proteins encoded in a region of the bacterium genome:
- a CDS encoding efflux RND transporter periplasmic adaptor subunit, producing the protein MNKRTIIIIVLVIAGLFAGGFLFFTNEKDGPSKNTAEAKEVYYCPMHKEYISDNPGNCPICSMKLVKKEGSDQEAMKKMQEQSSGSQTSQMSMDQMQTASAPTGDTGSVFIPPQRQQVLGVRSVPAETKSLSREIRTVGKIAYDETRITHIHTKFNGWVENVFVDFVGQPVKRGQPLFTIYSPELLSTQQEYLLALRSEKQLGNSSFDWIAKSPSSLTESAKARLRLWGVSEGQIDEIAKTGKTTRALTIYSPVSGVVTQRAAYHHGMYVTPELELYTIVDLSTVWLLADIYEKDLPFIKMGQSVRVQFPYAEQPPMNVKVDFFYPYLDPNTRTGQVRIQLRNPNSQFKPDQFVNVVLQTPEKTVLVVPNDAVLNTGDKQYVFVELGSGYFDPRQVQIGIQTKEGTEIATGVKEGERVVTAANFLLDSEARLRGVLENMGKPSKAQTMQVAPSTGGLVIQVLEPKTAKTGDNRMRVSVKDAGGKPVSGAEVEVTLSMPQMGAMPPMSNKAMLLDQGNGIYAGNIEFQMAWTWETTIVVKKENKVIGSMKTTVTAR; encoded by the coding sequence ATGAATAAAAGAACAATCATCATTATCGTCTTAGTTATCGCAGGACTTTTCGCGGGAGGATTCCTTTTCTTCACTAATGAAAAGGATGGACCATCAAAAAATACTGCTGAAGCTAAAGAGGTTTATTACTGCCCGATGCACAAAGAATATATCTCAGATAACCCGGGGAATTGCCCGATTTGCAGCATGAAGCTTGTCAAGAAAGAAGGCAGCGATCAGGAAGCGATGAAAAAAATGCAGGAACAATCGAGCGGTTCGCAGACATCGCAAATGTCGATGGATCAAATGCAAACGGCCTCTGCGCCAACAGGCGACACCGGGAGCGTCTTTATTCCACCGCAAAGACAACAGGTTTTGGGAGTGCGTTCGGTTCCGGCCGAAACCAAATCGTTATCACGAGAAATACGCACGGTTGGCAAGATAGCTTACGATGAAACACGCATCACTCATATTCATACGAAGTTTAACGGATGGGTAGAAAACGTTTTCGTAGATTTTGTTGGCCAGCCCGTAAAACGTGGCCAGCCGCTCTTTACCATTTACAGTCCCGAGCTTCTTTCCACGCAGCAGGAGTATCTACTCGCACTCCGTTCAGAAAAACAACTCGGAAACAGCTCGTTTGATTGGATCGCCAAGAGTCCAAGCAGTTTGACCGAGTCTGCAAAAGCTCGTTTACGACTCTGGGGAGTTTCGGAAGGCCAAATCGATGAAATTGCAAAGACCGGGAAAACGACACGGGCATTGACGATTTATTCGCCGGTAAGCGGCGTGGTTACACAAAGGGCCGCCTATCACCATGGAATGTATGTAACACCGGAGCTCGAGCTATACACAATTGTCGATCTTTCGACCGTGTGGTTGCTGGCTGACATTTATGAAAAAGACCTTCCGTTCATAAAAATGGGTCAAAGCGTACGCGTCCAGTTCCCCTATGCGGAACAACCGCCGATGAATGTAAAGGTGGATTTCTTTTATCCTTACCTGGATCCCAATACACGAACGGGACAGGTGCGGATTCAACTCCGCAACCCCAATAGTCAGTTCAAGCCTGATCAGTTTGTAAACGTGGTTCTTCAAACGCCGGAGAAAACAGTTCTCGTTGTTCCAAACGATGCAGTGCTGAACACCGGCGATAAACAGTATGTGTTCGTCGAATTAGGCAGCGGCTATTTCGATCCGCGCCAGGTTCAGATCGGCATTCAAACTAAAGAAGGAACGGAGATCGCAACCGGAGTAAAAGAAGGAGAACGCGTTGTAACTGCGGCCAACTTCCTGCTTGATTCTGAAGCAAGACTTCGGGGCGTTCTAGAGAACATGGGCAAACCGTCCAAGGCACAGACAATGCAAGTTGCTCCATCAACGGGTGGTCTTGTGATTCAAGTGCTGGAACCGAAAACAGCTAAGACCGGCGACAACAGGATGCGCGTATCCGTGAAAGACGCCGGCGGCAAACCTGTTAGCGGAGCCGAAGTGGAAGTGACCCTTTCCATGCCGCAAATGGGCGCCATGCCGCCGATGAGCAATAAAGCAATGCTCCTGGACCAGGGGAATGGGATCTATGCAGGCAACATCGAGTTTCAAATGGCATGGACCTGGGAAACAACAATCGTGGTGAAAAAAGAAAACAAAGTGATCGGCTCGATGAAAACGACCGTCACCGCAAGGTAA